From a single Lolium rigidum isolate FL_2022 chromosome 7, APGP_CSIRO_Lrig_0.1, whole genome shotgun sequence genomic region:
- the LOC124676506 gene encoding uncharacterized protein LOC124676506, translating to MAIGTLHSPRLTSRPLAGRRAAARCRCSTAPLFAKRLPLVVVFPRFGASCSAVQESSAAAAAASTSVTEKKDADGEKKEAAAEAKPAAKPAAAKPKKAPPKPLPEMMQEEIIPPLKTALEAEEDVSQVVLSFQNNTLEGSFIKEDIPYYFWAFFPQGNLTGPKGFAMTSYSMEVSTIEPFLIDEKKVTPEYVVFWVYKRLAGQGILPVWKEEDLSPAE from the exons ATGGCGATCGGGACTCTTCACTCGCCGAGGCTGACGAGCCGGCCGCTCGCGGGACGGCGTGCGGCGGCGAGGTGCAGGTGCTCCACCGCCCCGCTCTTCGCGAAGCGGCTGCCGCTCGTCGTCGTCTTCCCTCGCTTCGGCGCATCCTGCTCCGCCGTGCAGGAGTCATCCGCCGCagctgccgccgcctccacctcag TTACTGAGAAGAAGGATGCGGACGGTGAGAAGAAGGAAGCCGCCGCGGAGGCGAAGCCAGCAGCCAAGCCCGCAGCGGCCAAGCCGAAGaaggcgccgccgaagccgcTGCCGGAGATGATGCAGGAGGAGATCATCCCTCCTCTCAAGACTGCGCTCGAGGCCGAGGAGGACGTGTCCCAAGTCGTGCTGTCCTTCCAAAACAACACG TTGGAAGGCTCCTTCATAAAGGAAGACATTCCCTATTATTTTTGGGCCTTCtttccacagggaaacctgacaG GACCTAAGGGCTTCGCGATGACGTCATACTCCATGGAGGTGAGCACCATCGAGCCCTTCCTGATCGACGAGAAGAAGGTCACTCCCGAGTACGTGGTGTTCTGGGTTTACAAGAGGCTGGCTGGCCAGGGGATCCTCCCGGTCTGGAAGGAAGAGGACCTGAGCCCAGCAGAGTAG
- the LOC124674610 gene encoding acidic leucine-rich nuclear phosphoprotein 32-related protein 1-like gives MDEAWERAVEAALDTGDEGSSSPPRSLTLDGAVKCMHGRLPAPGILERHQSLEHLSIAGVGVASLAGFPRLRNLTRLTLSDNRIAGGLEHLVEAGLASLRDLDLSNNRIQDVDDLAPLARLRLVSLDLYECPVTRVKDYRSRVFGLIRTLKYLDKMDADENERPESDDDDDDGDADGEEDDDDEDDDDEDPGSGEVANGGVSHARGRAAAHPVEVNGVIDVDEDESDADEVVPNGGAEHHHQANGFRMAAAGGAPDEDDEDVEDEEEDDDEYLEEEDLGEEIDEEGEDDAVVEVHDVPSSDDEEDDIDEEDDDDEEEVEDDGEEAEPESSGRVAMPVGGVGEEIDGHEQGEGEDDDEDGEIGEEDEERLEDNRGVYEEGNEEDDDDADDEDEDTEYLVQPIVPPQAAMAAGSPEDFDVADPDDVDEDRDEVDDDDEEATTDLPSSSQGTKRKRDDDPSGSGSDDEDDDVEDPRPFKHH, from the exons ATGGATGAGGCGTGGGAGCGGGCGGTGGAGGCGGCGCTGGACACCGGCGACGAGGGgagctcctcgccgccgcggaGCCTGACCCTGGACGGCGCCGTCAAGTGCATGCACGGCCGGCTGCCGGCGCCGGGCATACTCGAGCGGCACCAGAGCCTGGAGCACCTCTCGATCGCCGGCGTCGGGGTCGCCTCGCTCGCGGGCTTCCCCCGCCTGCGCAACCTCACGCGCCTCACGCTCTCCGACAACCGGATCGCCGGCGGGCTCGAGCACCTCGTCGAGGCCGGCCTCGCCTCGCTGCGCGACCTCGACCTCAGCAACAACCGCATCCAGGACGTGGACGATCTGGCGCCGCTCGCGCGCCTCCgcctcgtctcgctcgacctctACGAGTGCCCCGTCACGCGCGTCAAGGACTACAGATCCAGGGTCTTCGGCCTCATCCGGACGCTCAAGTACCTCGACAAGATGGACGCCGACGAGAACGAGCGGCCCgagtcggacgacgacgacgacgacggggaCGCCGACggcgaggaagacgacgacgatgaagacgacgacgacgaggaccccGGGAGCGGCGAGGTGGCCAACGGGGGCGTCTCGCAcgcccggggccgcgcggccgcgcACCCGGTGGAGGTGAACGGGGTGATCGATGTCGACGAGGACGAGAGCGACGCAGATGAGGTTGTGCCGAACGGAGGAGCCGAGCACCACCACCAGGCGAACGGGTTCCGGATGGCGGCGGCTGGGGGAGCCCCtgatgaggatgatgaagatgtggaggatgaggaggaggacgacgatgagtatctggaggaggaggatttgGGGGAGGAGATCGATGAGGAGGGTGAAGATGACGCTGTTGTTGAGGTGCATGATGTGCCCAGcagcgatgatgaggaggatgacatcgatgaggaggatgacgatgatgaagaggaggttGAGGATGATGGTGAGGAGGCTGAGCCTGAGAGCAGTGGGAGGGTTGCTATGCCAGTGGGGGGTGTTGGCGAAGAGATCGATGGGCATGAGCAAGGTGaaggtgaagatgatgatgaggatggtgagattggagaggaagatgaGGAAAGATTGGAGGATAATAGGGGGGTTTATGAGGAGGGGAacgaagaggatgacgatgatgcaGACGATGAG GATGAAGATACGGAATATCTTGTTCAACCGATTGTGCCGCCTCAAGCTGCCATGGCCGCCGGAAGTCCAGAGGACTTCGACGTGGCTGACCCTGATGATGTCGATGAAGATAGAGATGAGGtcgacgatgacgatgaggaggccACCACAGACCTGCCCTCATCGTCTCAgggcaccaagaggaagagggacgaTGACCCATCCGGCAGCGGCAGCGACGATGAGGATGACGACGTCGAAGACCCCCGGCCGTTCAAGCACCACTGA